One part of the Spiribacter salinus M19-40 genome encodes these proteins:
- the egtD gene encoding L-histidine N(alpha)-methyltransferase → MTQTLKDDVLAALREPGHRIPSTWLYDQRGSELFEAITRLPSYYPTRTEISILDAHLADIAAVVPTDSLVVELGSGSSRKTAPLLRALEQPAGYVPLDISAAYLAEAAETLRAQVPNLPVHPWVADFTTAFDLPPDLPAHTGRLGFFPGSTIGNLTAENAHALLRHCHTLLGDGARFLLGIDLDKSPEVLIPAYDDPEGVTAEFNRNLLVRINRELDANFDLAAFRHEARYFEDPPRIEMHLVCERPVSVQMAGESFELEAGESLHTETSHKYSIAGFTALAAEADWVVSHQWHDAESRFAVLMMQSTPD, encoded by the coding sequence ATGACTCAAACCCTGAAGGATGACGTCCTCGCGGCCCTGCGTGAGCCGGGTCATCGCATTCCATCGACCTGGTTGTACGACCAGCGCGGCTCGGAGCTCTTTGAGGCCATCACCCGCCTACCGAGCTATTACCCAACCCGCACGGAGATCAGTATTCTCGACGCGCACCTGGCCGATATCGCGGCGGTCGTGCCAACCGACAGCCTTGTCGTGGAGCTTGGCAGCGGCTCAAGCCGCAAAACCGCACCGCTACTGCGTGCGCTTGAGCAGCCGGCCGGCTACGTGCCGCTCGACATCTCCGCGGCGTACCTCGCCGAGGCGGCCGAGACGCTGCGCGCGCAGGTACCGAACCTGCCCGTTCACCCGTGGGTGGCCGACTTTACCACCGCCTTCGACCTGCCCCCTGATCTGCCGGCACACACGGGCCGACTGGGGTTCTTCCCGGGCTCAACCATTGGCAACCTCACCGCCGAAAACGCGCATGCCCTGCTCCGTCACTGCCACACCCTGCTGGGGGATGGGGCACGTTTTCTGCTCGGGATCGATCTCGACAAATCCCCGGAAGTCCTGATTCCCGCCTATGACGACCCCGAGGGGGTGACCGCCGAGTTCAATCGCAACCTGCTCGTGCGGATCAACCGCGAGCTCGACGCCAATTTCGATCTCGCGGCCTTCCGCCACGAAGCGCGGTATTTCGAAGACCCTCCACGCATTGAGATGCATCTGGTCTGCGAGCGGCCTGTGTCCGTCCAGATGGCCGGCGAGTCATTCGAGCTTGAGGCCGGCGAGAGCCTGCACACCGAGACCTCTCACAAGTACAGCATCGCGGGATTCACGGCCCTGGCCGCCGAAGCCGATTGGGTGGTGAGTCACCAGTGGCATGACGCCGAGTCCCGCTTCGCGGTCTTGATGATGCAATCCACCCCTGACTGA
- a CDS encoding PhnE/PtxC family ABC transporter permease: MRFTERSPLAWTALSSPTVRTSLWLVAIALVCVALADFEIRSISPWAELGRFAHGLIQPDFRTLDTAGTALLRTITFAFTGVGLAAIAGMGLALVFHHRWVRGACAFIRGIHELFWALIFLQFFGLHPLTGVLAIALPYAAVFARVYSEILEEGDARPARALPAGSGLISTFWYARVPDVWPHLMSYTSYRLECGMRSSAILGFVGMPTLGFYLESAYGEGLYGEVGMLLLLFLALIASLRLWVRPRLVPFYLLAAPFFLGTGLPIVWGNATRFFTEDIIPAPLRSGEGLAGLGPWLWDLLVNQALPGIGATLVLTQIALVATGVLALISFPLISRLFSGPITRGGGNALLIIGRSTPEYLLAYILLQLWGPSMLPAVAALAIHNGAIIGHLIGRQSNQLSLRPDAVGGFNRYTHEVVPRLYRPFLAFLFYRWEIIMRETAILGILGITTLGFYVDSAIQELRFDRAMVLILITALLNIAVDAVARRMRQHLQLRTTPTASTPP; the protein is encoded by the coding sequence ATGCGCTTTACTGAGCGCAGCCCCCTGGCCTGGACCGCGCTATCGTCTCCAACGGTCCGCACCAGCTTGTGGCTGGTCGCGATCGCGCTGGTTTGCGTGGCGCTCGCGGACTTCGAGATCCGCTCCATTTCCCCCTGGGCGGAGTTGGGCCGTTTCGCCCACGGCCTGATCCAGCCAGATTTCCGCACCCTGGATACGGCGGGCACCGCGCTGCTGCGCACCATCACGTTTGCCTTTACCGGCGTGGGCCTCGCCGCGATCGCGGGGATGGGGCTCGCCCTGGTGTTTCACCACCGCTGGGTCCGTGGTGCCTGCGCGTTTATTCGGGGGATTCATGAGCTCTTCTGGGCCCTGATCTTCTTGCAGTTTTTCGGGCTACACCCACTCACCGGGGTGCTCGCCATCGCGCTGCCTTATGCCGCGGTCTTTGCCCGGGTGTACAGCGAGATCCTTGAGGAAGGCGATGCGCGCCCGGCACGCGCGCTACCGGCGGGCAGTGGGCTGATTTCCACCTTCTGGTATGCCCGGGTCCCCGATGTGTGGCCCCATCTCATGAGCTACACCAGCTACCGGCTGGAATGCGGCATGCGCTCCAGTGCCATCCTTGGCTTTGTGGGCATGCCCACGCTCGGCTTTTATCTGGAAAGCGCCTATGGCGAAGGGTTGTACGGCGAGGTCGGCATGCTGCTCCTGCTCTTCCTCGCGCTGATTGCCAGCCTCCGCCTGTGGGTGCGTCCGCGTCTGGTGCCTTTCTACCTGCTGGCCGCGCCGTTTTTCCTTGGCACGGGGCTGCCCATTGTTTGGGGTAATGCCACCCGGTTTTTCACCGAGGACATCATCCCGGCACCGCTGCGCAGCGGTGAGGGCTTAGCGGGGCTTGGCCCCTGGCTGTGGGATCTGCTGGTCAACCAGGCGCTGCCCGGCATCGGCGCGACGCTCGTACTGACCCAGATTGCGCTGGTGGCGACTGGCGTGCTGGCGCTGATCAGCTTCCCGCTGATCTCGCGGCTTTTCTCGGGGCCCATCACCCGGGGCGGCGGCAACGCGCTGCTTATCATCGGCCGCTCAACGCCCGAGTATCTGCTCGCCTATATCCTGCTGCAGCTCTGGGGGCCCTCCATGCTGCCCGCCGTTGCGGCGCTGGCCATCCACAATGGCGCGATCATCGGTCATCTCATCGGCCGCCAGAGCAACCAGCTCTCGCTGCGGCCTGATGCCGTGGGCGGCTTTAACCGTTATACCCACGAGGTGGTCCCGCGGCTCTACCGGCCCTTCCTCGCGTTCTTGTTCTATCGCTGGGAAATCATCATGCGCGAGACCGCCATCCTCGGGATTCTCGGGATCACCACCCTCGGCTTCTATGTGGATAGCGCAATCCAGGAGCTGCGCTTTGACCGCGCCATGGTCCTGATCCTCATCACCGCCTTGCTGAACATCGCCGTGGACGCCGTCGCCCGGCGCATGCGCCAACACCTGCAACTGCGCACAACACCCACGGCGTCCACGCCGCCCTGA
- a CDS encoding ATP-binding cassette domain-containing protein translates to MSALALTGARADYGGQPVLGPLDLDINAGERVALVGRSGAGKSTLLALLHDRTRRDIALMPQDLGLVETLSVFHNVFMGQLSHHSAAYNLANLIRPFRREVKGVTAVLERLDMTETLWARTGELSGGQRQRVAVARTLFQGGHVLLADEPVSALDGPRAERVMEALTEQYETAVIAMHDLQLARRYADRLVGIRHGLIAMDVAADAVETEALDALY, encoded by the coding sequence ATGAGCGCACTTGCCCTCACCGGCGCCCGCGCGGACTACGGCGGGCAGCCGGTGCTTGGTCCACTCGACCTCGACATTAACGCGGGCGAACGCGTGGCCCTCGTGGGGCGCAGTGGCGCTGGCAAGTCCACGCTGCTCGCGTTACTGCACGACCGCACGCGCCGAGATATTGCGCTGATGCCGCAAGACCTTGGCCTGGTCGAAACCCTCAGCGTGTTTCATAACGTGTTTATGGGCCAACTCAGTCACCATTCAGCGGCGTACAACCTCGCCAATCTCATCCGGCCTTTCCGGCGGGAGGTGAAGGGCGTCACGGCTGTGCTTGAGCGCCTCGACATGACTGAAACGCTCTGGGCCCGCACCGGTGAACTCTCGGGTGGACAACGCCAGCGCGTGGCCGTCGCCCGCACCCTTTTTCAAGGCGGCCATGTGCTACTCGCCGATGAGCCCGTTTCAGCCCTGGATGGCCCCCGGGCTGAGCGGGTAATGGAAGCCCTCACAGAGCAGTATGAAACCGCAGTGATCGCCATGCATGATCTGCAACTGGCTCGGCGCTATGCCGACCGACTTGTCGGCATTCGCCATGGCCTGATCGCGATGGATGTCGCTGCCGACGCCGTCGAGACCGAGGCACTTGATGCGCTTTACTGA
- a CDS encoding putative selenate ABC transporter substrate-binding protein: MQTLRSLATAIVLTLLMTLPAQAEVFVFTAIPDQDESELEERFNAIGAYLEEALDVEVRYVPVKSYAAAVTAFRNNQVQLAWFGGLSGVQARARVPDSQALARGVEDEGFRSYFIAHESTGLSPSDTLGPALRDRTFTFGSKSSTSGRLMPEYHLRDQLGEAPEETFERVGYSGNHSRTLRLVESGSYEVGAINFAVWERELADGNIDTDSVQVIWETPGYLNYQWSIRGDVDERFGEGFTDRVQDALLAMDDPELLERFPRSGFVPVSNDDYAGLKETAQTIGLID, translated from the coding sequence ATGCAAACCCTACGCTCCCTTGCGACAGCCATCGTCCTCACGCTGCTGATGACCCTGCCCGCTCAAGCCGAGGTGTTCGTTTTCACCGCGATCCCTGATCAGGATGAAAGCGAGCTCGAAGAGCGCTTCAACGCCATTGGGGCCTACCTTGAAGAGGCTCTCGACGTTGAGGTCCGCTACGTCCCGGTTAAATCCTACGCCGCCGCCGTGACCGCCTTTCGCAACAATCAGGTCCAACTCGCCTGGTTTGGTGGTCTCTCGGGGGTGCAGGCCCGTGCCCGGGTGCCAGATTCGCAGGCGCTGGCCCGCGGGGTTGAAGATGAGGGATTCCGCTCCTATTTCATCGCCCACGAAAGCACAGGGCTGAGCCCCAGTGACACGCTCGGGCCCGCGCTCCGTGACAGGACCTTTACCTTTGGCTCCAAGAGCTCCACATCCGGTCGACTCATGCCGGAGTACCATCTGCGTGATCAGTTAGGGGAAGCCCCTGAAGAAACGTTTGAGCGGGTCGGCTATAGTGGCAACCACAGCCGGACACTGCGTCTGGTGGAGAGTGGCAGCTACGAGGTCGGCGCCATCAATTTCGCTGTCTGGGAGCGGGAACTCGCCGACGGCAACATTGATACCGACTCAGTCCAGGTGATCTGGGAGACACCCGGCTATCTGAACTACCAGTGGAGCATCCGCGGCGATGTCGATGAGCGGTTTGGCGAAGGCTTTACCGACCGGGTTCAGGACGCGCTGCTGGCCATGGACGACCCCGAACTGCTGGAGCGCTTCCCGCGCAGCGGCTTTGTCCCCGTCTCCAACGACGATTATGCGGGGCTCAAAGAAACCGCACAGACCATTGGTCTGATTGACTGA
- the senA gene encoding selenoneine synthase SenA, translated as MIQTPPTHPVASENLIAMLDDARQRTLALTGDLPAERRMGPKLSIVNPPQWEIGHVGFFYDHFFLHLHQGLSDYQIPHAERLYDSMGVAHDDRWDLALPTLDDTLGYLCQIRDEMAARLPEGMADAATSYVWQLAVFHEDMHGEAFTYTRQTLADPAPVIDAPARLADVDSGAIEGDVAIPGGEHTLGADDDVPFRFDNEKTAHTIQVAPFRIARAPVTQAEFAAFVEAGGYRDPAYWSAEGWAWRESSELAAPVYWRSGPGGWEVRHFDAWYPMQPNAPVSHVSRYEAEAFCRWAGRRLPTEAEWEMAASRVPSDNGLEPGKRHYPWGNAPGDSRHANTDGYRVGTVDVAGLAEGDSALGCRQMLGNVWEWTASPFAPYPGFQADLYAEYSAPWFEDGRSVLRGGSWATRRRHLNINTRNFFAPGRNDLIAGFRTCAR; from the coding sequence ATGATTCAGACCCCACCGACTCATCCTGTCGCCTCCGAAAATCTGATTGCCATGCTGGATGACGCCCGTCAACGCACACTGGCATTGACCGGCGATCTGCCGGCAGAACGCCGCATGGGCCCGAAGCTTAGCATCGTCAATCCGCCCCAGTGGGAGATCGGCCATGTCGGGTTTTTCTACGATCACTTCTTCCTGCACCTTCATCAGGGCCTGAGCGACTACCAGATCCCCCATGCGGAGCGCCTGTATGACTCCATGGGCGTCGCTCACGATGACCGCTGGGACCTCGCCCTGCCCACACTAGACGACACCTTGGGCTATCTGTGCCAGATCCGTGACGAAATGGCGGCACGCCTGCCCGAGGGCATGGCCGATGCCGCCACGAGTTATGTCTGGCAGCTCGCGGTTTTTCACGAGGACATGCACGGTGAGGCCTTTACCTACACCCGTCAGACACTCGCTGATCCGGCGCCGGTGATCGACGCCCCAGCGCGCCTGGCGGATGTCGACTCCGGCGCGATTGAGGGCGATGTCGCCATACCCGGCGGCGAGCACACGCTCGGCGCCGACGATGATGTCCCTTTTCGCTTCGACAACGAAAAGACCGCGCACACCATTCAGGTTGCGCCGTTCCGAATTGCCCGCGCCCCGGTGACGCAGGCCGAGTTCGCGGCCTTTGTCGAGGCGGGCGGCTATCGCGATCCGGCCTACTGGTCAGCCGAAGGTTGGGCCTGGCGGGAATCCAGTGAACTGGCGGCACCGGTCTATTGGCGAAGCGGCCCGGGCGGCTGGGAAGTCCGCCATTTTGACGCCTGGTATCCGATGCAACCCAATGCGCCGGTCTCTCATGTCAGTCGGTACGAGGCCGAGGCATTCTGTCGCTGGGCCGGCCGGCGACTGCCCACCGAGGCGGAATGGGAAATGGCCGCGAGTCGCGTACCCAGTGACAACGGTCTCGAACCGGGCAAACGTCACTACCCCTGGGGCAACGCCCCGGGTGACAGCCGCCATGCCAATACCGACGGCTACCGGGTCGGTACGGTCGACGTGGCCGGACTAGCCGAGGGCGACAGTGCCCTTGGCTGCCGTCAGATGCTGGGTAACGTCTGGGAATGGACGGCCTCGCCGTTTGCGCCGTATCCCGGCTTCCAGGCGGACTTGTATGCCGAATACTCCGCGCCCTGGTTTGAGGACGGTCGCAGCGTCCTGCGCGGTGGCAGCTGGGCAACCCGCCGTCGGCATCTCAACATCAACACCCGCAATTTCTTCGCCCCCGGGCGCAACGACCTCATCGCCGGGTTCCGAACCTGCGCGCGCTAA
- the senB gene encoding selenoneine biosynthesis selenosugar synthase SenB: MKIGLVTPAAPGSLAGNRATATRWASRLRAAGHRVRVRERWDVGDPVFDVLLALHAWRSAPSIAAFAERYPDRPRVVVLTGTDIYRFQHSDPAVTKASLGRAHALIGLHDHVHRDIPARFHPILHTVHQSASPLPPSYRGPLTDRFELCVVGHLREEKDSLRAALAARDLPSDSRIRITQAGRAHTAEWAQAAEAEADANPRYRWVGEIGQGAIRRLYACSRAMVMSSVMEGGANVVSEACVAGLPVLASDIPGNTGLLGDHYPGLYPAQDTAALCALMSRTETDPDFLADLAMRCRALAPRFTPAAEQAALCRAIDAAVEHAHGLS; this comes from the coding sequence ATGAAGATCGGACTGGTGACGCCAGCTGCACCGGGCTCGTTGGCCGGCAATCGCGCCACGGCGACCCGCTGGGCGAGCCGGCTGCGCGCGGCTGGGCATCGGGTGCGCGTGCGCGAGCGCTGGGACGTCGGTGATCCGGTTTTTGATGTCCTGTTGGCGCTCCATGCCTGGCGCAGTGCGCCGAGCATTGCCGCGTTTGCCGAGCGCTATCCGGATCGGCCACGGGTGGTGGTTTTGACCGGAACGGACATTTATCGCTTTCAGCATAGCGACCCGGCGGTCACCAAGGCCAGTCTCGGACGTGCTCATGCGCTCATTGGACTGCATGATCATGTCCATCGTGATATCCCCGCCCGGTTTCACCCGATCTTGCACACCGTCCATCAGTCGGCTTCGCCGTTGCCGCCCAGTTACCGCGGCCCGTTGACTGATCGCTTCGAGCTCTGCGTTGTGGGTCACCTGCGTGAGGAAAAGGACAGCCTCCGCGCAGCGCTCGCCGCGCGCGATCTGCCCTCGGACTCGCGCATTCGCATCACCCAGGCGGGCCGTGCGCACACCGCGGAATGGGCGCAGGCCGCTGAGGCTGAGGCTGATGCCAACCCGCGTTATCGATGGGTGGGCGAGATCGGTCAAGGCGCGATTCGGCGGCTTTATGCCTGCAGTCGCGCGATGGTGATGAGCTCGGTGATGGAAGGCGGTGCCAACGTGGTCTCGGAGGCTTGTGTGGCCGGGCTGCCGGTGCTGGCGAGTGACATCCCGGGCAACACCGGGTTGCTTGGGGATCATTACCCTGGGCTCTATCCAGCCCAGGACACCGCCGCGCTGTGTGCGTTGATGTCTCGCACGGAAACGGACCCCGACTTCCTTGCCGATTTGGCGATGCGCTGTCGAGCGCTTGCGCCCCGCTTTACGCCGGCAGCGGAGCAGGCCGCCCTGTGTCGCGCCATTGATGCCGCCGTTGAGCATGCTCACGGCTTGAGCTGA
- the selD gene encoding selenide, water dikinase SelD, whose translation MQNTQQPVLRDIVLVGGGHSHVGVLRRFGMKPAPGIRLTLICRDTHTPYSGMLPGYVAGHYAYDDVHIDLRRLAEFAGARFLRTEATGIDRAGQQVICSDRPAIPYDRLSINIGSTPKLSNTGGAADHAVAVKPIHRFNDRWLALLERVRSTPGPMRIAVVGGGAGGVELLLAMQHRLRSELKALKQNPDLLAFALFTRGRTVLPTHAPHVQRRFARVLGERGVAVHCNAEVTGVDATGLTTVDGQHHHADEVVWVTRAGGAPWLRDTGLALDDSGFIQVTDTLQTVTDPNVFAAGDIASMVNHPREKAGVFAVRQGRPLARNLRLSLEDREPQQYRPQRHWLALISTGDQYAVASRGPFGAEGAALWRWKDWIDRRFMARFNELPAMEEPARRGPRSRVALEGEEAKQAISAVAMRCGGCGAKVGASTLSRALGALQPVDREDVLIGLHAPDDAAVVRVPPGKAMVHTVDFFRAFIDDPYIFGQIAANHALGDIFAMGAEAQTATAVATVPQGLESKVEDTVYQMMAGALEILNDADCALVGGHTGEGQELALGFAINGLIDDQADHIMRKGGMQPGNVLILTKPIGTGTLFAAHARLATRGRWIDEALRSMRHSNRLAAQCLHRQGATACTDLTGFGLLGHLVEMTRPSEVDATLTLSALPVLEGAEETVAAGILSSLQPANVRLRRAIRHAETVLDHPRYPLVFDPQTAGGLLASVPAEQADACVRELKDLGYPHTAIIGQVEPQGDALEPVQLKP comes from the coding sequence ATGCAGAATACCCAGCAGCCGGTCCTCCGGGACATCGTTCTGGTCGGCGGCGGCCACAGTCATGTCGGTGTGTTGCGGCGGTTTGGCATGAAGCCGGCGCCTGGCATCCGCCTGACGCTGATCTGCCGCGACACCCATACCCCCTATTCCGGGATGCTGCCCGGGTACGTGGCAGGGCATTACGCCTATGACGATGTGCACATCGATCTGCGCCGCCTCGCGGAGTTCGCTGGTGCGCGTTTCCTTCGCACCGAAGCCACCGGGATTGATCGTGCAGGCCAGCAGGTGATTTGCAGCGATCGCCCCGCCATCCCCTATGACCGGCTGTCGATCAATATTGGCTCAACGCCGAAGCTCAGTAACACCGGTGGCGCCGCCGACCATGCGGTCGCCGTCAAACCCATCCACCGCTTCAACGACCGCTGGCTGGCGTTGCTCGAGCGGGTGCGCTCAACGCCCGGGCCGATGCGGATCGCGGTTGTGGGCGGCGGCGCCGGGGGCGTTGAGCTGCTGCTGGCAATGCAGCATCGACTGCGCAGCGAGCTAAAGGCCTTGAAGCAGAACCCGGACCTACTGGCCTTCGCGCTGTTCACGCGCGGCCGCACCGTACTCCCCACCCATGCGCCCCATGTGCAGCGGCGTTTCGCCCGCGTGCTGGGTGAACGCGGCGTGGCCGTTCACTGCAACGCCGAAGTGACGGGTGTCGATGCGACGGGGCTGACCACGGTCGATGGCCAACACCATCACGCCGATGAGGTGGTCTGGGTGACTCGGGCTGGCGGTGCGCCGTGGCTACGGGACACCGGACTCGCACTGGATGACAGTGGCTTCATTCAGGTCACCGATACGCTACAGACGGTGACGGACCCGAACGTCTTTGCGGCCGGCGACATCGCGAGCATGGTCAACCACCCCCGAGAGAAAGCGGGCGTCTTCGCCGTTCGCCAGGGCCGGCCGCTGGCGCGCAACCTGCGCCTGTCGCTGGAGGATCGAGAACCGCAGCAGTATCGACCCCAGCGCCATTGGCTTGCGCTGATCAGCACAGGCGATCAATACGCAGTGGCCTCTCGCGGGCCTTTCGGCGCCGAGGGCGCGGCACTGTGGCGATGGAAGGACTGGATCGACCGCCGCTTCATGGCGCGGTTCAATGAGCTGCCGGCTATGGAAGAACCGGCGCGGCGCGGACCGCGCTCACGCGTGGCACTGGAGGGGGAAGAAGCCAAACAGGCCATCTCCGCGGTCGCCATGCGCTGCGGCGGCTGTGGCGCCAAGGTGGGAGCCTCTACCCTGTCGCGGGCACTCGGCGCCCTGCAGCCCGTGGACCGGGAGGACGTCCTCATTGGGCTCCACGCGCCCGATGATGCCGCGGTTGTGCGCGTCCCGCCCGGCAAGGCCATGGTGCACACCGTCGATTTCTTTCGGGCCTTTATCGATGATCCGTATATCTTTGGCCAGATTGCCGCCAACCATGCCCTTGGCGATATCTTTGCCATGGGCGCCGAGGCACAGACCGCCACCGCCGTCGCCACGGTGCCGCAGGGCCTGGAGTCGAAAGTCGAGGATACGGTTTACCAGATGATGGCTGGGGCGCTCGAGATCCTGAACGACGCGGACTGTGCACTGGTCGGTGGCCACACCGGCGAGGGCCAGGAGCTTGCACTCGGGTTCGCCATCAACGGCCTGATTGACGACCAGGCTGATCACATCATGCGCAAAGGCGGCATGCAGCCCGGCAATGTGTTGATACTCACCAAACCCATCGGCACGGGCACCTTGTTTGCGGCGCATGCCCGTCTTGCGACCCGGGGGCGCTGGATCGACGAGGCGCTTCGCTCGATGCGCCATTCCAATCGTCTCGCAGCCCAGTGCCTGCATCGCCAGGGCGCCACGGCCTGCACGGATCTCACCGGGTTTGGTTTGTTGGGGCACCTGGTAGAAATGACCCGCCCCTCGGAAGTCGACGCCACGCTGACGCTGTCTGCACTGCCCGTGCTTGAGGGGGCGGAGGAGACAGTGGCCGCTGGTATTCTGAGCTCACTACAACCCGCCAACGTGCGGCTGCGCCGCGCCATCCGTCACGCCGAGACCGTCTTGGACCATCCCCGCTATCCGCTGGTCTTCGACCCGCAGACAGCCGGCGGGCTCCTGGCCAGTGTGCCGGCTGAGCAGGCGGATGCCTGCGTGCGTGAACTCAAGGATCTCGGCTATCCGCACACGGCCATCATCGGCCAGGTAGAACCGCAGGGCGATGCCCTCGAACCGGTTCAGCTCAAGCCGTGA